The DNA segment CAGATAATGTATTTCCTGTCCCCTCCTCCGCCGCTCAGGATGACAGCGTAGGGAAAACCTGGGGTGCGCTTCATTGTGGCTTGTGTAAAGGGTTTGTGACTTTAGTTCAGCCTCTATCAGAAAATAATGCTGATGTGTAAAATCTGTTtggtattttgttgtttgttttttttttttttattccagatgTAGCAGGTCAAGAGATTGAAGAGGTTAGTGCAGCTGTTTCTGCTTACTGAATCTGCATTTTCTAGAGGAATGTTTTTGTAACCAAGATCTTGGTGCGTGGTAAACAGGTTTTAATGtctgctgggagcaggtggGTCCTTCCTAGAAGTCTCAACACTTTGGGGAGTTCACCACTGTACAGGGGATGTTATGTGTGGCCACACCAGCAAGTGGACCAGGGAAATGCTTCCCATGATTAGGTCTAGGGTGCTTGCACAGGGTTGTGTCTGTACACAGCACCACTTTTGTCCACTTTGCTCCACTGTCCAATCGTGTCATTAAAAAAACGGATTGTTGAGAGTGTTTTGTCTCCCTAAACAAAGTCCATCACTGGGACTTGTCCAGATACAGAATACCTGTACGTTTCCTGGACACCATTTCTAGTTCCCCATAGACTAtggttttctcctccttccattGGGAAGGCAGAAAGCTCAGCAAGCACCGAGCTGAGCGCACAGTTTCGCAAGATACATGAAGCCATGCAGCAGCGAGCCAACTTGGTGCCAAATGTCTGAAAAAGCATCAGTGCTGACTCTTCTTCTACATGCCTAGGCTAATCCACTCCTGTCTTTGGGAGATCAAGACTTCTCCTAAGTGACAGCAGTTTCCCTCCTCAAACATGTAGCAAAAATTCCCCTGAAACACTGCTTCTGCTCATTTCTGACAGGGCTCGGTCTTTCAGTAAACAGGCAGTATCATCACTGCTGCTTTAGTCCCCTTGTCAGAAAAAGCATGATTTTAGTGACCTTGTATCCAATTtggaaagtgaaagaaagagTATGGGAGTcctgaaagggtttttttaaatttgttttgcagaTTTGTAGGGAGTTTGTAAACAGAAGCGTGTACTGCACGAGGGAGTCCAACCCTCACTGCGGCACGGATGGCATCACATATGGAAACAAGTGTGCCTTCTGCAAGGCAGTGCTGTAAGTGAAAGTAGAGGGGATTGAAATAACAGCGTTGACTCCATTTCCACGTATGTAATGATGTTCTTCATGGAGGGGAGGCCCTGCATCCAGGCTGTTCCTCTTGTATGGCTCAGCCCCTGAAACGTGCTAAGTGGAATATTTCCTCCTTGGAACAGAGCTGTGTGAATGCAA comes from the Falco peregrinus isolate bFalPer1 chromosome 8, bFalPer1.pri, whole genome shotgun sequence genome and includes:
- the LOC101924716 gene encoding serine protease inhibitor Kazal-type 6-like; its protein translation is MKATGALVLLSFLLLSFFSDVAGQEIEEICREFVNRSVYCTRESNPHCGTDGITYGNKCAFCKAVLRSGGKIRLKHLGKC